Proteins from a genomic interval of Rosa chinensis cultivar Old Blush chromosome 2, RchiOBHm-V2, whole genome shotgun sequence:
- the LOC112187900 gene encoding subtilisin-like protease SBT5.3, giving the protein MRLPIPGLCLLSFLLSSLVLHRPTFAIKKSYVVYFGAHSHPPNFSELELTRVRENHCEFLGSFLGSHEVAKDSIFYSYTRHINGFAATLEEEDAAQIAKHPKVISVFLNKGRKLHTTRSWDFLGLEHNGVTPPNSIWEKARYGEDTIIANLDTGAWPESKSFSDEGYGPIPSKWKGICQNEADSEFHCNRKLIGARYFNKGFAAVVGPLNSSFQSPRDEEGHGSHTLSTAGGNFVTGASVFGFGNGTAKGGSPKARVAAYKVCWPPVNGSECFEADILAAFDMAIHDGVDVLSVSLGGDATAFFNDSVAIGSFHAVKHGIVVVCSAGNSGPDDATVSNVAVWQITVGASTMDREFPTYITLGNWKHFKGQSLSAVALPSKRFYPLTSAADAKAANTSIEEALLCKAGTLDPEKVKGKILACLRGDNARVDKGEQALLAGAVGMILANSEVNGNEIISDPHVLPASHINFTDGSLVFAYINSTKYPRAYIKRPTTQLGTKPAPFMAAFSSKGPSTITPDILKPDITAPGVSVIAAYTEAEGPTNLEFDRRRIPFNSVSGTSMSCPHIAGVVGLLKTLYPHWSPAAIKSAIMTTAKTQDNSREPVLNASNSEATPFSYGAGHVNPNSAMDPGLVYDLDTDDYLNLLCTLGYNETQIETFSHEPYKCPNPAISLANLNYPSITVPKLSGSLIVTRTLKNVGEPGTYTALIINPNGVLVSVEPKSLEFKKVGEEKSFSVVLEAKDGKAAKNYVFGKLIWSDGKHNVRSPIVIKAA; this is encoded by the exons ATGAGGCTACCAATACCTGGCCTTTGCctcctctcttttcttctctcttctctagtACTCCACAGACCCACCTTTGCTATCAAAAAG TCATATGTGGTGTACTTTGGAGCTCACTCACACCCTCCAAACTTTTCAGAACTTGAACTAACCCGAGTGAGAGAGAATCACTGTGAGTTTCTTGGATCATTCTTGGGCAG CCATGAAGTTGCAAAAGACTCCATCTTTTACTCATACACAAGGCACATCAATGGCTTTGCTGCcacattagaagaagaagatgcagCTCAGATAGCTA AGCATCCAAAGGTAATCTCAGTTTTCTTGAACAAGGGAAGAAAGTTACACACAACTAGATCATGGGATTTCTTGGGACTTGAGCATAATGGTGTTACTCCCCCAAATTCAATTTGGGAGAAGGCAAGATATGGTGAAGATACAATTATAGCAAACCTTGATActg GGGCATGGCCAGAATCCAAGAGCTTTAGTGATGAAGGGTATGGACCGATTCCATCTAAGTGGAAAGGAATCTGCCAAAATGAGGCAGATTCTGAATTTCACTGCAACAG gaagctaATTGGAGCGAGATACTTCAACAAAGGCTTTGCTGCAGTGGTCGGACCCCTCAACTCCTCCTTCCAATCACCGCGCGATGAGGAAGGCCACGGCTCTCACACCTTGTCAACAGCGGGTGGCAACTTTGTGACCGGGGCAAGTGTGTTTGGCTTTGGAAATGGAACAGCAAAAGGTGGATCACCAAAAGCTAGGGTTGCAGCTTACAAGGTGTGTTGGCCTCCAGTGAATGGAAGTGAGTGCTTTGAAGCAGATATATTAGCTGCATTCGACATGGCGATACATGATGGTGTTGATGTGCTGTCTGTATCACTTGGTGGAGATGCCACTGCATTTTTCAACGATAGTGTTGCAATTGGATCTTTTCATGCTGTTAAGCATGGCATTGTGGTGGTTTGCTCAGCTGGGAATTCTGGTCCAGATGATGCTACTGTGTCCAATGTAGCGGTGTGGCAGATCACAGTAGGTGCTAGTACTATGGATAGGGAGTTCCCTACTTATATCACTCTTGGCAACTGGAAACACTTCAAG GGACAAAGCTTATCAGCTGTGGCCTTGCCAAGCAAGAGGTTCTATCCACTTACAAGTGCTGCAGATGCTAAAGCAGCTAATACATCTATTGAAGAAGC TCTGCTGTGCAAGGCTGGAACGCTTGATCCAGAAAAGGTTAAGGGAAAGATATTGGCCTGCCTTCGAGGGGACAATGCAAGAGTGGACAAGGGTGAACAAGCCTTACTTGCTGGTGCTGTGGGGATGATTCTTGCTAACAGTGAAGTTAACGGGAATGAAATTATCTCCGATCCACATGTCCTCCCTGCATCACATATCAATTTCACCGATGGCTCCCTTGTCTTTGCTTACATCAACTCAACCAA GTATCCTAGAGCTTACATAAAACGTCCAACTACGCAATTGGGTACAAAACCAGCTCCATTCATGGCGGCATTTTCATCAAAGGGACCTAGCACCATTACACCAGATATTCTTAAG CCTGATATCACTGCACCAGGAGTGAGTGTTATAGCAGCCTACACTGAAGCAGAAGGGCCAACAAATCTAGAGTTTGACAGAAGGCGAATTCCATTCAACTCGGTGTCAGGCACATCTATGTCTTGTCCACACATTGCAGGCGTTGTTGGCCTTCTAAAAACCCTCTATCCTCACTGGAGTCCTGCAGCTATTAAATCTGCAATTATGACCACAG CAAAAACACAAGATAATAGCAGGGAACCAGTGCTCAATGCTTCAAACTCTGAGGCAACACCATTTAGTTATGGAGCAGGACATGTTAATCCAAATAGTGCTATGGATCCTGGGTTGGTGTACGATTTAGACACTGATGATTATTTGAATTTGCTATGCACATTGGGATACAATGAAACACAAATCGAAACATTCTCACATGAGCCCTACAAATGCCCCAACCCTGCTATTAGTCTCGCAAACCTCAACTACCCCTCAATCACTGTCCCTAAACTCTCTGGCTCCCTTATTGTGACGAGAACACTGAAAAATGTTGGAGAACCGGGAACTTATACGGCACTCATCATAAACCCAAATGGTGTATTGGTTTCTGTTGAGCCAAAGAGCTTGGAGTTCAAGAAGGTTGGTGAAGAAAAGAGCTTCAGTGTGGTCCTGGAGGCTAAAGATGGCAAAGCAGCAAAAAATTACGTATTTGGAAAGTTGATATGGTCAGATGGTAAGCACAATGTAAGGAGTCCCATTGTGATAAAGGCGGCCTAG